One segment of Vulpes lagopus strain Blue_001 chromosome 8, ASM1834538v1, whole genome shotgun sequence DNA contains the following:
- the FAM107B gene encoding protein FAM107B isoform X3 has translation MAEPDYIEDDNPELIRPQKLVNPVKTSRNHQDLHRELLMNQKRGLAPQNKPELQKVMEKRKRDQVIKQKEEEAQKKKSDLEIELLKRQQKLEQQELEKQKLQEEQENAPEFVKVKGNLRRTGQEVAQVQES, from the exons ATGGCCGAGCCAGACTACATAGAAGATGACAATCCTGAGCTAATTAGGCCTCAGAAACTAGTCAATCCTGTCAAAACGTCCCGCAACCATCAGGATCTTCACAGAGAACTTCTCATGAATCAAAAAAG GGGTCTTGCCCCTCAGAACAAGCCGGAACTGCAGAAGGTGATGGAAAAGAGAAAACGAGATCAagtaataaaacagaaagaagaagaagcacaGAAGAAGAAATCTGACTTGGAAATAGAACTATTAAAACGGCAGCAGAAGCTGGAACAG CAAGAACTTGAGAAGCAGAAATtgcaagaagaacaagaaaatgcCCCCGAGTTTGTGAAGGTTAAAGGCAATCTCAGAAGAACAGGCCAAGAAGTGGCACAAGTGCAGGAGTCCTAG